Genomic DNA from Comamonas antarctica:
AGCTTGAGCTGGTTGATCAGGTCGATGCCGAAGTTGCAGTGCATCGACTCGTCGCGCAGGATGTACTGGTACTGCTCGGCGGCACCGGTCATCTTGTTCTGGCGGCCCAGCGCGAGGATCTGCGTGAAGCCGACGTAGAAGAACAGGCCTTCCATCAGGCAGGCGAAGACGATCAGCGACTTGAGCAGCGTCTGGTCGGTTTCGGGCGTGCCGGTGTGGAAGTTCGGGTCCATGATCGCCTCGATGTAGGGGATCAGGAACTCGTCCTTGTCACGGATCGACTTGATCTCGTTGTAGGCGTTGAAGATCTCGCCTTCCTCGAGGCCCAGCGACTCGACGATGTACTGGTAGGCGTGGGTGTGGATCGCTTCCTCGAAGGCCTGGCGCAGCAGGAACTGGCGGCATTCGGGCGCGGTGATGTGGCGGTAGGTGCCCAGCACGATGTTGTTCGCGGCCAGCGAGTCGGCCGTGACGAAGAAGCCCAGGTTGCGCTTGACGATGCGGCGCTCGTCTTCGGTCAGGCCGTTCGGGTCCTTCCACAGCGCGATGTCGCGCGTCATGTTCACTTCCTGCGGCATCCAGTGGTTGGCGCAGGTGGCCAGGTACTTTTCCCAGGCCCACTTGTACTTGAACGGCACCAGCTGGTTGACGTCGGTCTTGGCGTTGATGATGCGCTTGTCGGCGGCATTGACGCGCTTGACGGAGGCGGCGGGAGTCGCCGCGGCATTGCTGGCGGAGGTGCTGGGGGTGGTGTCGTCGTCGAAGGTCAGCATGGTGTGTTCCTGAAGAGGGCTGCAAGAGGCGCGGTGGCGTGGGGCGACGGCGGCCTTGGCAGGGTCCAGCGAAGCCACGGGCCAGGCTGGAAGAGGGAGCCGCCCGCGCGGCGCAGGGCGCCGGCGGGCGGGTGGCGCAGGCCCGAAGCGCTAGGGCTTGAGGCCTGTGCCCGGTGCCATCACTGGCAGGCTTCGCAGCCCGGGTCGTCGATCGCGCAGAACTTGATGTCCGTGGCGGGCGTGCTGGCCAGCGCGGCGGCAGCGGCCTTTTCCAGCGCGCTGGGCACGGCGGCGGCCGCGGCCGATGCGACGGTGACCGCAGCCGTGGCGGCGGCCGCCGTGGCAGCAGCGGGAGCCGACGACGACACGGCGTTGAGCGTGCGGCTTTGCACGGTCGACTTCTCGACCTGCGTGGCGCTGGTGGTGCGCAGGTAATAGGTGGTCTTCAGACCGCGCAGCCACGCCAGCTTGTAGGTGTCGTCGAGCTTCTTGCCCGAGGCGCCGGCCATGTAGATGTTCAGGCTCTGCGCCTGGTCGATCCATTTCTGGCGGCGCGACGCGGCTTCGACCAGCCATTCGGGCGAGACTTCGAACGCCGTGGCGTACTGGTCCTTGATTTCCTGGGGCACACGGTCGATGGGGCGCAGCGAGCCGTCGAAGTGCTTCAGGTCCATGACCATCACGTCATCCCACAGGCCCAGGCGCTTGAGGTCGCGCACCAGGTAGTTGTTGATGATGGTGAACTCGCCCGACAGGTTGGACTTGACGGACAGGTTGCCGAACGAGGGCTCGATCGAGGCATCGACGCCGACGATGTTGGAGATCGTCGCCGTGGGGGCGATGGCCACGCAGTTCGAGTTGCGCATGCCGTCGGCCGCGATCTTCTTGCGCAGGCCGTCCCAGTCGAGGCGCATCGAGCGGTCGACTTCGACATGGCCGCCACGCGCCTTTTCCAGCAGGTCCAGGGTGTCCAGCGGCAGGATGCCACGGTCCCACAGCGAGCCCTTGAAGGTCGAGTAGCTGCCGCGTTCCTTGGCCAGCTCGGTCGAGGCCCAGTAGGCGTAGTAGCAGATGGCTTCCATCGACTGGTCGGCGAACTCCACGGCCGACAGCGAGGCGTAGGGCATGCGCATCTCATACAGCGCATCCTGGAAGCCCATCAGGCCCAGGCCCACGGGGCGGTGGCGCAGATTCGAGTCCTTGGCCTTCTGCACCGCGTAGTAGTTGATGTCGATCACGTTGTCGAGCATGCGCATCGCCGTGGTGATGGTCTTGCGCAGCTTTTCGTGGTCGAGCTGGCCGTCCTTGATGTGGCGCACCAGGTTGACCGAGCCGAGGTTGCAGACCGCGGTTTCGGTGTCGCTGGTGTTGAGCGTGATCTCGGTGCACAGGTTGGACGAGTGCACGACGCCCACATGCTGCTGCGGCGAGCGGATGTTGCAGGGGTCCTTGAACGTGATCCAGGGGTGGCCGGTCTCGAACAGCATCGACAGCATCTTGCGCCACAGGTCGGTGGCGGGCAGCGTCTTGTGCAGCTTGAGTTCGCCGCTCTGGGCCTTGGCTTCGTAGGCGGTGTAGGCCTTCTCGAAGTCGGCGCCGAACAGGTCGTGCAGGTCGGGAACGTCGGCGGGCGAGAACAGCGTCCAGCTGCCCTTTTCGATCACGCGGCGCATGAACAGATCGGGGATCCAGTTCGCGGTGTTCATGTCGTGCGTGCGGCGGCGGTCGTCGCCGGTGTTCTTGCGCAGCTCCAGGAACTCCTCGATGTCGAGGTGCCAGCTTTCCAGGTAGGTGCAGACCGCGCCCTTGCGCTTGCCGCCCTGGTTCACGGCCACGGCCGTGTCGTTGACCACCTTGAGGAAGGGCACCACGCCCTGCGACTCGCCGTTCGTGCCCTTGATGCGCGAACCCAGGGCGCGCACGCGCGTCCAGTCGTTGCCCAGGCCGCCGGCGAACTTCGACAGCAGCGCGTTTTCCTTGATCGATTCGTAGATGCCGTCGAGGTCGTCGGGCACCGTGGTCAGGTAGCAGCTCGAGAGCTGCGAACGCAGCGTGCCGCTGTTGAACAGCGTGGGCGTGCTGCTCATGAAGTCGAACGAGCTCAGCAGCTCATAGAACTCGATGGCGCGCGCGTTGCGGTCGGACTCGCCTAGCGCCAGGCCCATGGCCACGCGCATGAAGAACGACTGGGGCAGCTCGATGCGGGTCTTCTTGACGTGCAGGAAGTAGCGGTCGTAGAGCGTCTGCAGGCCCAGGTAGTCGAACTGCTGGTCGCGTTCGGCCTTGAGGGCCTTGGCCAGGCGCGGCAGGTCATAGGTGAGCAGCTCGGGGTTGAGCAGTTCGTTGTCGACACCCTTTTGCACGAAGCCGGGGAAGTATTCGGCATAGGCGGCGCCCATTTCGGCCGGCGCGACATCGCGGCCCATGACTTCGCGCACGATGGTGTGCAGCAGCAGGCGCGCGGTGGCGTAGGTGTAGTCGGGGTCCTTCTCGATCAGCGTGCGCGCGGCCAGGATGGCGGCCTTGAACACTTCGTCGATGGGCACGCCGTCGTACAGGTTGCGCAGGGTTTCCTGCACGATGGGCGCGGACTGGATGTCGGCGTTCAGGCCCTGGCACGCGGATTCGATCAGCGCCACCAGGCGTTCGCGGTTCAGCGGCACGCGCTGGCCGTTGTCGGTGACCTGCAGTTCGGGCGCCGGGGCGGCCGCGGCCTGGGTGGCCTTCTTCTGCTCGGCGCGTTCCTGGTTGCGGCGCTCGCGGTACAGCACGTAGGCGCGCGCGACTTCATGGTGGCCGCCGCGCATCAGGCCCAGTTCGACCTGGTCCTGGATGTCTTCGATGTGGAACGTGCCGCCGCCCGGACGCGAACGCACCAGCGCGCGCACCACGCCTTGCGTGAGCTCGTCCACCATCTCGCGCACGCTGGCCGAGGCCGCGCCCTGGGCGCCGCGCACGGCGAGGAAGGCCTTGGTCACGGCAACGGCGATCTTCTGCGGCGTGAAGTCCACGACATCACCGCTGCGGCGCATGACGTGGTACTGCTGATTGGCCGCGGTGGTCGCCGCATCGGCGGACGCGGAGGAGACGGGGTTCAACGCTTCTTGCATGGATTCCTCTTGGGCGTTTAGGTGATGGCGCTGCAGCCGCCGGGGCCGGCAGCGCGAAACTGATTGTCCACAAGCCGTACACACACTGTGCACAAGTTTTTAACACTAAATGTAGTGCCTGTGGAGGCTATTGACCACTACAGGTAGTGTCTTTGCTTCGAGGGCTAGTGTAGCGCGATGGCTTCGCCAAGAGCATGTTCCGCGCTGGAAAAACCTTGTCTTGGCGCAGGAAAGCCGCCGGTGAAAACCACAAAAACCAAGGCCCGCGCGGGCTTGCGCCGCATGGCCGGGACGACAAAAAATTTTGCCGGCGTGGCGAAAAAGCCGGCCTCCCGATGGTCATGGATTGACGCTGGTGGAAAAACGCCTTAGACGTCCGCTGCGGTAGCCGCAGGCCATTGCAGGGCCTGGCCCGCGAGCGCACTGCGCAGCCGCGGCCAGTCGAAGCCCGGCCCGGGATCGCGCTTGCGGCCCGGCGCGATATGTTCATGGCCGGCCACATGGCGAATCGGGTAATGCGCGGCGAGATCGGCGCACAGCTGCGCGAGCGCCGCATACTGCGCCGGCTCGAACGTCAGCCCCTCGAGCCCTTCGAGCTCTATGCCTATCGAGTCGTCGTTGCAGTTGCCGCGCCCGCGCCAGTGCGACGCGCCCGCGTGCCAGGCGCGCTGGCCGCAGTCGACGAACTGCCAGACCCTGCCTTCGCGCGTGATGAAGAAGTGCGCCGAGACCTCCACGCCGCGTATGCCCTGGTAATAGGGGTGCGCATCCCAGTCGAGCCGATTGGTGAACAGCTGCTGCACCGCGCCCGTGCCGTATTCGCCGGGCGGCAGGCTGATCGAGTGCAGTACCAGCAGATCGATCTGCGCGCCCTCGGGCCGCGCGCCGAAGTTGGGCGAAGGCAGGATCTGCGCCGGCAGGTACCAGCCGCCGTTCCAGGGGCTGGCCGGCCAGCGGCCTGCGGCTTCAGTGTTCGGGGCTGTCGGGGGCTTCGCTGTCATGGGGGGCGGAGATGTTCAGGCGGGCAATGCGGTAGCGGATCTGGCGCAGGCTGATGCCCAGCCGCGCCGCGGCGGCGGTGCGGTTGAAGCCCATTTCCCGCAGTGCGCGCACCAGGATGTCGCGCTCCTGCTGGTCGAGCCAGGCCTGCAGGTCATGCGGCAGGTGGCCGGCGTCCGCGGCAAGGGGCGCGGCGGCGGTAGCTGGCACGGGCACGGGCGCCAGCGTTTCATCGGCGGCCGCGCCGAGCGACAGCTGCTGGTCTTCGCTGAGCGTGAGCGCGCGGTGCAGCTGGTTTTCAAGTTCACGCACGTTGCCGGTGAGCGGCAGGCGTGCGAGCTGCTCGAGCAGCTGCGGGGTGACCGGCGGCACCGGGCAGCCGGTTTCGGCGGCAATGCGCGCCAGCAGCACTTCGCACAGCGCCGGCAGGTCCTCGCGGCGTTCGCGCAGCGGCGGCAGCCGGATCTCGATGACGTTGAGCCGGTAATAGAGATCCTGGCGGAAGCGCCCCGCGGCGACTTCGGCGGCCAGGTCGCGGTGCGTGGCGCTGATGATGCGCACATCGACCGTCTCCTCCTGGGTCGAGCCCAGCGGGCGCACGCGCCGCTCCTGGATGGCGCGCAGCAGCTTGGCCTGCATGGCGAGCGGCAGGTCGCCGATCTCGTCGAGAAACAGCGTGCCGCCGCGCGCGGCCTGGAAATAGCCGCCGCGATCCTGCGTGGCGCCGGTGTACGAGCCCTTGCGCGCGCCGAAGAACTCGGCCTCGAGCAGGTTGTCGGGAATCGCGCCGCAGTTCACCGCCACCAGCGGGCCGTCGGCGCGGTGGCTGCTGGCATGCAGCGCGCGCGCCACCAGTTCCTTGCCGGTGCCCGATTCGCCCTGCACCAGCACTGGCGCCATGCCTTTGGCGACCTTGAGAATGTTCTGCTTGACCGCGCGCATGGCCGGCGATTCGCCCACCAGCAGTGCCAGCGCGCCGGCCGGATCGGCCAGGCGCGGCTCGGACTCGCGCCCGCCCGCGGCCGGGGCGCGCGTGCCACGCGCCGCGGACGAACCGCCGGTCGCGGGCCGATGCACGGCCGAGGCGACGACGGCGCGGAACTGCTTGAGGTCCACGGGTTTGCTCAGGTAGTCGAAGGCGCCCGCGCGCAGCGCCTCGACCGCATTCTCGGCCGAGCTGTGCGCGGTGATGACCACGCAGCGCTCGGAGCGCTGCTGCGCGCGCAGCTCCAGCAGCAGGTCCAGGCCCAGGCCGTCGGGCAGGCGCATGTCGGTGAGCACGGCGTCGAAGCGCTGGGCCTGCAGCTGGGCGCGCGCCTCCTGTACGCTGTCGGCGGTCTCGACGCGGTAGCCTTCGCGCAGCAGCGTCAGCTCGTAGAGCGTGCGCAGGTCGGGCTCGTCGTCGATGACCAGGATGGAGGCGGCAATGTCAGGCATGGGCAGGTGTCAGACAACGAGGGTGTCGAGGCGGGACGCGGGGGTGCCCAGCACGGCGGTCGGATAGAACACCAGCGTGAAGGCATTGCCCTCGATGCTGCCGCGCGTGGTGTCGCGCGCCAGCCGCTGGTAGCCCAGGCGCGCGCCGTAGCGCTCGCAAAGCTCGCGGCAAATGTACAGCCCCAGGCCCGTCGAGCGGCTGTGCGACGAGAAAAAAGGCTCGAACAGATGGCGTTGCACCGACGCGTCGAGCGGCGCGCCATCGCTCCAGACCTGCAGCCACACCTGCGGCACGCCGAGCATCGGCACCGGGCCCGCATGGCCGGTCAGCAGCTGCAGGCCGTCGGCTGCGCCGCTGCGAAAGCGCTGGGCGTTGTCCAGCAGGTTGACCAGCACGCGGCGCAGGTGCTCGGCATCGAAGGCCACCAGCGCCTGCTCGGCGTGCAGCAAGACGCGGGCCTCGCGCGCCTCGCCCCCCTGGGCGCGCCATTCGTCCCAGATCGCCGCGACCTGCTCGTCCAGCGGCAGCGCGCTGGCCTCGGCCGCATGGATCTGCTGCTGCACGCGCGCGATGTCGAGCACTTCCTCGGCGATGCGCGCCAGGCGCTGGGCGTTGTGCGCGACCATGGCGCTCAGGCGCTGCTGGCCCGGATCGCTCAGGTCCTCGGCCAGCAGCGCGTTGGCCTGGCTGATCGCGGCCAGCGGATTGCGGATCTCGTGCGCGACGGCCGCCGACATGCGGCCCATCGCCGCCAGCTTCTCGGTGCGCAGCCGGGCCTGCATCTCGCGCAGGTCATGCAGGAACACCACGCACCACTGCGCCGCCGCGGGCGCATCGCCCTGCATCGGCGCGGTGAGCCAGGTGCGCACATGCAGCCCCAGCGGATTGTGGGCGGCGTGCACCAGGTCCATGTCCGCGGTCAGCGCCGCGCCGCTGGCAAAGGTCTGCTCGACCAGCGTCGACAGCGGTGCATTGCCTTCGGTGGCGGACAGCGCGAACGGCAGCTGCGGGCCCGCGCTGCAGTCGAGCAGCAGCAGCGCCGCGGGATTGGCGGTATGCACCAGGCCCTGGCGGTCGATGGCCAGCACGCCGTCGTCGAGGTGGTGGATGATGAGGTGATTGACCTGCTCCTGCAGATGCGCCGCCTCGCGGCTTTGCTGCGTCAGCTGCTGCTCGCGCTGCAGGCGCTGCGCCAGCTGGTGCGTGAGGTAGGCCATCAGGAAATAGCCGGCGCAGGTCAACGCGGTCTGGAAGTACTGCTGCGTGAGATCCGACATGCCGAGGCGGCCGGTCCATCCGGTCCAGCCCAGCAGCAGCAGCGTGACGCCGGCCGTGGTGGCAAACGCCAGCAGCAGCGTGCCCAGCGCCGACGCCATGAGAATGGGCAGCGCCAGCAGCGGCGCATAGTTGATCGGGCTGGTCTGCTGCAGCTGCAACAGGCAGACCACGGCAATGTCGACGCCGATCAGCGGCAGCCAGTGCCAGCCGGCCTGCGGCGGCGGCGGCGTGCGGCGCCCGGCAATGCGCGTGAACAGCGCAAGCGCCAGATAAACCGCGCAGACGGTCCACAGCAGCGGCGCGTTCTGGCTCTGTACCGTGAGGCTCAGCCCTTGCAGCGCCAGCAGCACCGCGGCCACCAGCACGCGGCCATTGAGAAAGCCGTTCCAAAGCCGCACGGCCTGCGGCTCGGCCGGGAAGGGGCGGGGCGGGGCAGGGGCTGCAGCCATGGCCTGGGCGCAGCGCCGGCTCAGGCCGGGCCTTGCGCGCGATGCTCGGCGCAGCAGTAATAGGTGGGCTGCGCCGGGCCGCCCAGCGCCAGCGCATCGCTGCGCGGCAGATGCAAGCCGCAGCGCGCGCAGGCCACCATGTCCTGGGGCGGCTGCAGCCGGGTCTCACGCTGCGCCGCCGGGCGCGCCACCTGTTCGGCGCGGCGGCGGTTGCTGCGCCAGATGCCGACGGCAATCACGACGACCAGAAGAACGAGGAGATATTTCATGTGAAGCGTTCGAGGAGCACTTCCATCACGAAGCGCGAACCCGCATAGGACAAGAGCAGCAGCAGTGCGCCCGCATACAGCATGTGCACCGCATGCCGGCCGCGCCAGCCAAAGCGCGCGCGCCCGACCAGCAGCGTCGCGAACGTGATCCACGACAGCAGCGAGAAGATGGTCTTGTGGTCCCAGCGCCAGGCGCGGCCGTACAGCGCCTCGCCGAACAGCCAGCCGGCCAGCAGCGTGGCGGTCAGAAGCCAGAAGCCCGCGCCCACGAAGCGGAAAGTGAGGCGTTCGAGCGCCAGCAGCGGGATGCCGCTGTCGTCGTCGGCCGCGAGGCGGATGCGCTTTTCGGCGTGGTTCATCAGCGCCGCATGCACCACGGCCGCGGTGAACAGGCCATAGGATGCAATGCCCAGCGCCAGATGCAGCGGCAGCCAGACCGAGGAGTTGACCTGCAGCGGCAGGCCCGGAAACAACGCCGCCAGCACCACCGCGGCCGCGCCCAGCAGCCCCAGCAGCGCGCGCGTGCGCAGCCGGGGATAGAGCTGCTGCTCGACCCCATAGACGGTGAGCATGAGCCAGGCCGTGACCGACAGCGCCGTGGCAAAGCCGAAATGCGGCGCGGTGCCCAGCAGCCCCCAGGCCAGAGAGCCCGCGTGCAGCGCCCAGGCCACGGCCAGCGCCCAGCGCGCCGCGGTTTCCCCGATGCGCAGCGCGGGAACGGCATAGGCGCAGGCCGCGGACAGGGCCAGCAGCCAGGTCAGGGTCGGGGAGGGAGAATGCATGGAGGCAAAGGAAACCATCGCTCAATGATAGACCGGCGCAGGCAGGCTCCGCGCCGGCAGGGCCGCGTGGCGCACCCCGCGGCGTGGATGTGTCAAATCGTACACGTTTGCCCGCTGCCGCCAATCCCCGCGAACCCGCGCCGGCAAGGGCATGGGCGGCTGCCGCAGGCCGCACCAGCAGGTAAAATTCAAGCCTTCACTCCTGCCTGCTGCCGCCTCTGCGTGCCCATCGGCGCGCCCGGACCCAATCGCGGCCGCAGCATCTACCGGAATTTCCCGCCTATGGCCTCCGCTCTTACCGAAAAACTCTCGCGCCTCGTCAAGGAGATGCGTGGCCAGGCCCGCATCACAGAATCCAACGTGCAGGACATGCTGCGCGAGGTGCGCATGGCGCTGCTCGAGGCCGATGTGGCCCTGCCCGTGGTGCGCGACTTCATCGCGCGCGTCAAGGAAAAGGCGCTGGGCCAGGAAGTGCTGTCTTCGCTGCAGCCGGGCCAGGTGCTGGTGTCCATCGTCAACGCCGAACTGGCCGCGACCATGGGCGAGGGCGTGAGCGACATCAACCTCAATGCCCAGCCGCCGGCGGTGATCCTGATGGCCGGCCTGCAGGGCGCGGGCAAGACCACCACCACTGCCAAGCTGGCCAAGCACCTGATTGAAAAGCGCAAGAAGAAGGTGCTCACGGTGTCGGGCGACGTGTACCGCCCCGCGGCCATCGAACAGCTCAAGACGGTCACGGCCCAGGCCGGCGCCGAATGGTTCCCGAGCACGCCCGACCAGAAGCCGCTGGATATCGCGCGCGGCGCGCTCGATTACGCCAAGCGCCATTTCTTCGATGTGCTGCTGGTCGATACCGCGGGCCGCCTGGCCATCGATGAAGCGCTGATGCGCGAAATCCAGGAACTGCACGGCGCGCTCAAGCCCGTCGAGACGCTGTTTGTCGTCGATGCCATGCAGGGCCAGGATGCGATCAACACCGCCAAGGCCTTCAAGGAAGCGCTGCCGCTGACCGGCATCGTGCTGACCAAGCTCGACGGCGACTCGCGCGGCGGTGCGGCGCTGTCGGTGCGCCAGATCACGGGCGCGCCGATCAAGTTCGCGGGTGTCTCGGAAAAGCTCGACGGCCTTGAAGTCTTCGACGCGCAGCGCCATGCGGGCCGCGTGCTGGGCATGGGCGACATCGTCGCGCTGGTCGAGCAGGTCACGGCCGGCGTCGACATGGAGGCCGCGCAGCGCCTCGCCGCCAAGGTCAAGAGCGGCGACGGCTTCGACCTCAACGACTTCCTGGGCCAGATCCAGCAGATGAAGCAGATGGGCGGCCTGTCCAGCCTGATGGACAAGCTGCCAAGCCAGCTCACGGCCAAGGCCGGCCAGGTCGACATGGACAAGGCCGAGCGCGAGGTGCGCCGCAAGGAAGGCATCATCTGCTCGATGACCGCCAAGGAGCGCGCCAAGCCCGAGCTGATCAAGGCCACGCGCAAGAAGCGCATTGCCATGGGCGCGGGCGTGCAGGTGCAGGAAGTCAACCGCCTGCTCAAGGAGTTCGAGCAGATGCAGGACATGATGAAGAAGATGAAGGGCGGCGGCCTGATGAAGATGATGAAGCGCATGGGCGGCATGAAGGCCATGAAGGGGATGATGGGCGGCGGCGGCATGCCCAAGCTGCCGTTCTGATCTTTCTTCGGTTTCCTGCCAAAACCGGCCTTGCGTGATGCGCGGGCCGGTTTTTTTTTGGCGCGCCAGGCTGCTGGAGGGCCGGCCGTTCATGGTTCGACCGGGCCGCGCAGGCGGGCTCACCACGAACGGTTCTTGCAACGCTCACCACATATGGTTTTCCTCCGCTCGTCCTGAGCTTGTCGAAGGATGGCGCGCCTGTGGTCAGGTTTTGAGATGTGGCCGTCCATGGTTCGACGGGCTCACCACGAACGTTTATCAGCAAGCTCACCACGAACGGTTTGTCGCAGCGCTCAACACGAGCGGTTGTCAGCAGGCTTATGACGAACGGTAGACCCCGTCCGTCTCAGGACAAAGACTTCGGATTTGGCCCCTCTGCGCCCCTTGCCCATAATGGCCGCATGCAAACGCTGCCTGAAATCCATGCCGCGCCGCCACGCCGGCTTCTTCTGTCCGCGGCGCTCGCTGGCGCTGCCGTGTTGGCTGGCTGCAGTTCGTCACCCGCGCGCCGCGGCCGTCCGGCGCCGCCGCCGGTGGTGCCGCTGGCGCTCGATGGCACGCTGCGCGATGCGCTCTATGCACGCACCATGCTCGTGGTCAACACGCCCTATACCTATGGCGGCAATACGCCCGAAGGCGGCTTCGACTGCAGCGGGCT
This window encodes:
- a CDS encoding ribonucleoside-diphosphate reductase subunit alpha, with translation MQEALNPVSSASADAATTAANQQYHVMRRSGDVVDFTPQKIAVAVTKAFLAVRGAQGAASASVREMVDELTQGVVRALVRSRPGGGTFHIEDIQDQVELGLMRGGHHEVARAYVLYRERRNQERAEQKKATQAAAAPAPELQVTDNGQRVPLNRERLVALIESACQGLNADIQSAPIVQETLRNLYDGVPIDEVFKAAILAARTLIEKDPDYTYATARLLLHTIVREVMGRDVAPAEMGAAYAEYFPGFVQKGVDNELLNPELLTYDLPRLAKALKAERDQQFDYLGLQTLYDRYFLHVKKTRIELPQSFFMRVAMGLALGESDRNARAIEFYELLSSFDFMSSTPTLFNSGTLRSQLSSCYLTTVPDDLDGIYESIKENALLSKFAGGLGNDWTRVRALGSRIKGTNGESQGVVPFLKVVNDTAVAVNQGGKRKGAVCTYLESWHLDIEEFLELRKNTGDDRRRTHDMNTANWIPDLFMRRVIEKGSWTLFSPADVPDLHDLFGADFEKAYTAYEAKAQSGELKLHKTLPATDLWRKMLSMLFETGHPWITFKDPCNIRSPQQHVGVVHSSNLCTEITLNTSDTETAVCNLGSVNLVRHIKDGQLDHEKLRKTITTAMRMLDNVIDINYYAVQKAKDSNLRHRPVGLGLMGFQDALYEMRMPYASLSAVEFADQSMEAICYYAYWASTELAKERGSYSTFKGSLWDRGILPLDTLDLLEKARGGHVEVDRSMRLDWDGLRKKIAADGMRNSNCVAIAPTATISNIVGVDASIEPSFGNLSVKSNLSGEFTIINNYLVRDLKRLGLWDDVMVMDLKHFDGSLRPIDRVPQEIKDQYATAFEVSPEWLVEAASRRQKWIDQAQSLNIYMAGASGKKLDDTYKLAWLRGLKTTYYLRTTSATQVEKSTVQSRTLNAVSSSAPAAATAAAATAAVTVASAAAAAVPSALEKAAAAALASTPATDIKFCAIDDPGCEACQ
- a CDS encoding ATP-binding protein; translation: MAAAPAPPRPFPAEPQAVRLWNGFLNGRVLVAAVLLALQGLSLTVQSQNAPLLWTVCAVYLALALFTRIAGRRTPPPPQAGWHWLPLIGVDIAVVCLLQLQQTSPINYAPLLALPILMASALGTLLLAFATTAGVTLLLLGWTGWTGRLGMSDLTQQYFQTALTCAGYFLMAYLTHQLAQRLQREQQLTQQSREAAHLQEQVNHLIIHHLDDGVLAIDRQGLVHTANPAALLLLDCSAGPQLPFALSATEGNAPLSTLVEQTFASGAALTADMDLVHAAHNPLGLHVRTWLTAPMQGDAPAAAQWCVVFLHDLREMQARLRTEKLAAMGRMSAAVAHEIRNPLAAISQANALLAEDLSDPGQQRLSAMVAHNAQRLARIAEEVLDIARVQQQIHAAEASALPLDEQVAAIWDEWRAQGGEAREARVLLHAEQALVAFDAEHLRRVLVNLLDNAQRFRSGAADGLQLLTGHAGPVPMLGVPQVWLQVWSDGAPLDASVQRHLFEPFFSSHSRSTGLGLYICRELCERYGARLGYQRLARDTTRGSIEGNAFTLVFYPTAVLGTPASRLDTLVV
- a CDS encoding PP0621 family protein; amino-acid sequence: MKYLLVLLVVVIAVGIWRSNRRRAEQVARPAAQRETRLQPPQDMVACARCGLHLPRSDALALGGPAQPTYYCCAEHRAQGPA
- the ffh gene encoding signal recognition particle protein, encoding MASALTEKLSRLVKEMRGQARITESNVQDMLREVRMALLEADVALPVVRDFIARVKEKALGQEVLSSLQPGQVLVSIVNAELAATMGEGVSDINLNAQPPAVILMAGLQGAGKTTTTAKLAKHLIEKRKKKVLTVSGDVYRPAAIEQLKTVTAQAGAEWFPSTPDQKPLDIARGALDYAKRHFFDVLLVDTAGRLAIDEALMREIQELHGALKPVETLFVVDAMQGQDAINTAKAFKEALPLTGIVLTKLDGDSRGGAALSVRQITGAPIKFAGVSEKLDGLEVFDAQRHAGRVLGMGDIVALVEQVTAGVDMEAAQRLAAKVKSGDGFDLNDFLGQIQQMKQMGGLSSLMDKLPSQLTAKAGQVDMDKAEREVRRKEGIICSMTAKERAKPELIKATRKKRIAMGAGVQVQEVNRLLKEFEQMQDMMKKMKGGGLMKMMKRMGGMKAMKGMMGGGGMPKLPF
- a CDS encoding sigma-54-dependent transcriptional regulator is translated as MPDIAASILVIDDEPDLRTLYELTLLREGYRVETADSVQEARAQLQAQRFDAVLTDMRLPDGLGLDLLLELRAQQRSERCVVITAHSSAENAVEALRAGAFDYLSKPVDLKQFRAVVASAVHRPATGGSSAARGTRAPAAGGRESEPRLADPAGALALLVGESPAMRAVKQNILKVAKGMAPVLVQGESGTGKELVARALHASSHRADGPLVAVNCGAIPDNLLEAEFFGARKGSYTGATQDRGGYFQAARGGTLFLDEIGDLPLAMQAKLLRAIQERRVRPLGSTQEETVDVRIISATHRDLAAEVAAGRFRQDLYYRLNVIEIRLPPLRERREDLPALCEVLLARIAAETGCPVPPVTPQLLEQLARLPLTGNVRELENQLHRALTLSEDQQLSLGAAADETLAPVPVPATAAAPLAADAGHLPHDLQAWLDQQERDILVRALREMGFNRTAAAARLGISLRQIRYRIARLNISAPHDSEAPDSPEH
- a CDS encoding ribonucleotide-diphosphate reductase subunit beta, which encodes MLTFDDDTTPSTSASNAAATPAASVKRVNAADKRIINAKTDVNQLVPFKYKWAWEKYLATCANHWMPQEVNMTRDIALWKDPNGLTEDERRIVKRNLGFFVTADSLAANNIVLGTYRHITAPECRQFLLRQAFEEAIHTHAYQYIVESLGLEEGEIFNAYNEIKSIRDKDEFLIPYIEAIMDPNFHTGTPETDQTLLKSLIVFACLMEGLFFYVGFTQILALGRQNKMTGAAEQYQYILRDESMHCNFGIDLINQLKLENPHLWTNEFKEEIKALFIKAVELEYAYAEDTMPRGVLGMNASMFKGYLRYIANRRATQIGLEELFPGEENPFPWMSEMIDLKKERNFFETRVIEYQTGGALSWD
- the ampD gene encoding 1,6-anhydro-N-acetylmuramyl-L-alanine amidase AmpD; its protein translation is MTAKPPTAPNTEAAGRWPASPWNGGWYLPAQILPSPNFGARPEGAQIDLLVLHSISLPPGEYGTGAVQQLFTNRLDWDAHPYYQGIRGVEVSAHFFITREGRVWQFVDCGQRAWHAGASHWRGRGNCNDDSIGIELEGLEGLTFEPAQYAALAQLCADLAAHYPIRHVAGHEHIAPGRKRDPGPGFDWPRLRSALAGQALQWPAATAADV
- a CDS encoding cytochrome C assembly family protein — its product is MVSFASMHSPSPTLTWLLALSAACAYAVPALRIGETAARWALAVAWALHAGSLAWGLLGTAPHFGFATALSVTAWLMLTVYGVEQQLYPRLRTRALLGLLGAAAVVLAALFPGLPLQVNSSVWLPLHLALGIASYGLFTAAVVHAALMNHAEKRIRLAADDDSGIPLLALERLTFRFVGAGFWLLTATLLAGWLFGEALYGRAWRWDHKTIFSLLSWITFATLLVGRARFGWRGRHAVHMLYAGALLLLLSYAGSRFVMEVLLERFT